CGCATGAGCGCATCCGCCACCTTGCCGCGCATCGTCGTGGTCGGCGCCGGCCCCGCCGGCGTGCGCGCGGCCCAGGCCCTGGTGCAAGCCGGCCTGCGCCCGGTCGTGATCGATGAAGGCCGGCGCGACGGCGGCCAGATCTACCGCCGCCAGCCGGAAGGCTTCAAGCGCCCCTACGCCAAGCTCTACGGCACCGAGGCCGACAAGGCCCAGGCGTTGCACCGCGACTTCGACGCCCTGCGCGCGCAGATCGACTACCACCCCGACACCCTGGCCTGGAACCTGACCGAAGGCGCGCTGCACGTGGTGCGCAACGGCGAGCCGCAGACGCTGCCCTTCGATGCGCTGCTCATCTGCGCCGGCGCCACCGACCGGCTCATGCCGGTGCCCGGCTGGCACCGCGCCGGGTGCTACAGCCTGGGTGCCGCGCAGATCGCGCTCAAGGCCCAGGCCTGCGCCATCGGGAGCCAGGTCGTCTTCCTGGGCAGCGGGCCGCTGCTCTACCTCGTCGCCACGCAATACGTACAGGCCGGCGCGCGCGTGGCGGCCGTCCTGGACACGGCGCCCGCCGCCAAGTCCTGGGGCGCCATCGCCGGGCTGCTGGCGCGCCCCCGGCTGGCGCTGCGCGGGCTCGGGCTGATCCGCGCCCTCAAGGCGGCGAGCGTGCCGGTGCTGCGGGGCGTAACGCCGCTGGCCATCGACGGCGACGACCGCCTCGGCGCGCAGGCCGTCCGCGTGCGCGATGCAAGCGGCCGCGAGCGGCACTTTGCGTGCGATGCCGTCGGCCTGGGCTGGCACCTGCGCGCCGAAACCCAACTGGCCGACCTCGCGCGCTGCGAGTTCGCCTTCGACCCCGTGAGCCGGCAGTGGCTGCCGCGCATCGACGCGGACGGCCGCAGCAGCACGCGCGGCGTCTATCTGGCCGGCGACGGCGCACGCATCCTCGGCGCCGATGGCGCGCAAGCCGCGGGCCGGCTGGCGGCGCTCGCGGCACTGGCCGACCTCGGGCACGAGGCGGGCCGCGCGCAATACGCTGCAGAATCCACCACGCTGCGCCGCACCCTGGCGCGGATGGACCGCTTCCGCCACGGGCTGGCGCAAGCCTTTCCGTGGCCGCACGCGCAGGCCGCCGCGCTGCCCGATGCCGCCGTGGTCTGCCGCTGCGAGGCCGTGACCGTGGGCGAACTGCGCCGCTGCGTGACCGAGCTGGACAGCCAGGAGGTCAACCGGGCCAAGGCCTTCAGCCGCGTCGGCATGGGCCGCTGCCAGGGCCGCTTCTGCGGCCATGCCGCGGCCGAGATCGTGGCGCAGGCCTGCGGCATTCCAGTGGAACAGGTCGGGCGTCTGCGCTCGCAGGCACCGGTCAAGCCCCTGATGATGAACACACGCGAGGTGCAGGCATGAGCAGCGCGGCAACCGCAGCAGCAACGACGACCGCGCACGACACCGATGTGCTGGTGCTCGGCGGCGGCCTGATGGGCACCACCACGGCGTTCTTCCTGCGCCAGCATGG
The nucleotide sequence above comes from Ralstonia solanacearum K60. Encoded proteins:
- a CDS encoding NAD(P)/FAD-dependent oxidoreductase; protein product: MSASATLPRIVVVGAGPAGVRAAQALVQAGLRPVVIDEGRRDGGQIYRRQPEGFKRPYAKLYGTEADKAQALHRDFDALRAQIDYHPDTLAWNLTEGALHVVRNGEPQTLPFDALLICAGATDRLMPVPGWHRAGCYSLGAAQIALKAQACAIGSQVVFLGSGPLLYLVATQYVQAGARVAAVLDTAPAAKSWGAIAGLLARPRLALRGLGLIRALKAASVPVLRGVTPLAIDGDDRLGAQAVRVRDASGRERHFACDAVGLGWHLRAETQLADLARCEFAFDPVSRQWLPRIDADGRSSTRGVYLAGDGARILGADGAQAAGRLAALAALADLGHEAGRAQYAAESTTLRRTLARMDRFRHGLAQAFPWPHAQAAALPDAAVVCRCEAVTVGELRRCVTELDSQEVNRAKAFSRVGMGRCQGRFCGHAAAEIVAQACGIPVEQVGRLRSQAPVKPLMMNTREVQA